Genomic segment of Prosthecobacter vanneervenii:
CACCTCCAGCGCCGCGCTGGCCGCCGCATCCCTTCACGCGGCAGACGAGGCCAGGCTCACCGACTGCCATGTCTATCTTGGAGCCAATCCTTTCCGCAAACTCGGCGCTGAAAACCGCGATGAGTTCATCCAGGCCCTCGGCAAACGCGGCGTGACAGACGCATGGGCAGGTTCCTTCGAGGGCCTCCTTCGGCGCGATGTGGCTGCTGTGAACCGCTCGCTGGCTCAGGCCTGCCAGGGCACCATGCTGCGTCCCTGCGGCACCATCAATCCCACCCTGCCCGATTGGCAGGAGGATGTGAGACGCTGCACTGAAGACCACGGCATGCGCATCATCCGCCTCCATCCCAATTACCATGCCTACGATCTCAAGACGCCCGCCTTCCGCGAGCTTCTCGCCTTGTCGGCAAAACACCGGCTGCTGATCCAGCTGGTGGTGCAGATGGAAGACGAGCGCACTCAAAATCCAGTGGTGCGCGTCGCCCCGGTGGATCTCCAGCCGCTGCCCGGCATCCTCCAGGAAATAAAGGACGCACGCGTCATGCTGCTCAATGCCAATTCCGCCATGCTGCTGCGCCACGTGCAGACCTGCCCAAACCTCTGGCTCGATTTTGCCATGATCGAAGGCGTAGGTGGCGTGGAAAACCTCCTCAAAACCTGGCCTCAGGACCGGCTGGTGTTTGGCTCCTACGCCCCCGTTTTCTACTGGGAGTCCGCCCGCTTGAAACTGCAAGAGTCCGCGCTCTCTCCCGCTCAGTCCGCCGCCGTACACTGGCAAAACGCCACCGCCTTGCTGACCTGAGCCCCGGCCTCAGCCTACGCAGCCATCCGCAGAGGCTGTGTGGCAAAGCGCGGACTCCGCGCTCCCAGCAGCAGATCGCAGAGGCGTGCCGCTGCATGACCGTCTCCAGACAAATCACGCGCACGACCAGCGCTGGCATGCCAGGAGTCGTCTGTCAGCGCGGACTGCAGCACATTGCGCAGGCTTTCCACCGCAGATCCGGCATGGCGCACCACCCCGCTTTCCACGGCCTCAGCACAGAGCCATCCCTCATTCATCACGATCATCGGCACCCCCAGGGAGGCCGCTTCCTCTTGGAAGCCGCCTGAGTCAGACACCACCAGCCACGCCCCGGAGAGCAGGTGAATGGTGTCGCCATAATCCAGCGGATCCATCAGTCGCACACGCGGATGACAGTCCAGCTCTGCGGTCACCACAGCCCGCACTTCCGGGCTCGAAGGCAGCGGAAAAATCATGCACAGGTCCGGTTGTCCTTCGACAAACTCGCGTAGCGCCTTCACAGCGGTCACCAGTTCATCATCCCCAGTTGCGCCGTTGAACTCAGACACCAGCACCAGGCGTCGCCCCGCCACCCACTGCTGCATCAGTTCCACGGTCTTTCCCGGACGCCTTGAGGCCAGGGTCTGGTGCAGGGCGTCCACAGAGGTGTTGCCCACCACGTGCACGGAATCTGCAGCACTCCCTTCCTCAATCAAAATGCGACGGCTCGCCTCAGTGGCGGCAAAATGCCCTCCCACAATCCTTCCGACCAAACGTCGGTACATTCCTTCCGGATACGGACTTTGAGCGCCGCCCGTCATCTGCCCGGCTTCCAGGTGTCCCACAGGAATGCCACGGTTAAAGGCGGCCAGAGACCCCAGCACTGCAGACTCATTGTCCCCTTGTACCAGCACTAGATCCGGTTTTTCTTCCGCCAGCACAGCATCCAGGCGGTCCAGCTGGCGGCTGCCCAGTACGTCAGCGGGTTTTCCATAGCACATGGTTTCCAACTGGTGCTGCGCACGCAGTCCAAACAGCTCAAAAAGCCCCTTCAGCGACTCGTCACGTTGCCCCAGGGTCACCGTCACAACAGCCACCCCCCGTTTCTCCAAAGCCTTGATTACCGGCGCAAATCTCACCAATTCCATGCCTGTGCCGATGCAGACGAGCACTTTGGAAAGGCTGGAGTTGATTATTTTGATCATCTTTATAAATACCATGATAAACAAATGCTTATCACAGACAAGGGAATTTTTATCCTTGTTATAATTTTGATTATTCTATTTTCAAAATATCTCACATTTGATAATTAAGCCTTTCATTATCAGTTCATAATCCCTCATTTGAGTGGTTCAGCGCAGAGCTATCGCTTCAAAGACGAACCCCCCAGTGCGTCCAAATAGCCGCAAGCTGAACTGCTCCTTGCGCTGCAGCGCTCAGCATCCATGAATCCTGCCCACTCATTTCCCCCTACTCTATCATGATCAAACTCACCGGCATTGCAGACGAAGCAGGCGCATCTCTGGATGTGCAAATCCAGGCCCACAAAGAGCTCGGCTGGGACAGCATCGAGTCCCGCATCGTGGACTTTGACGGCGTGAAGGGAAACCTGCACGAGATCCCCGACGCCGTGTTCGACAAGGTCGTCGCCCATCTGGAGCAGAAGGGCATGAAGGTCTGCGGCTTCGGCTCCCTCATCGGCAACTGGGCCAAAAAAATCACCGACGACTTTAGCATCACGGAGGCCGAAATCGGCCGTGCCATTCCCCGCATGCAGCGCCTGGGCGCCAAAATGATCCGCGTCATGAGCTACGCCGTCTGCAAAAACGACGCCGGTGCAGATCTCGAGGAGCAGTTTGCCGAAGAGCGTATCAAGCGCATGCGCATCATCAATCAGCGCTTCGCTGATGCCGGCATCACCGTGCTGCATGAAAACTGCATGAACTGGGGCGGCATGAGCCCCACCTACGTGCAGCGCATGGCGGAGGCCGTCCCCGGCATGAAGTGGGTCTTCGACACCGGCAACCCTGTCTTCATTGACGACCGCGACAAGCCCGGCCACAAGCAGGACGCCTGGGAAATGTATCAGGCTATCAAGCCCTACATGGCCCATGTGCACGTGAAGGACGGCATCTGGGACAAGACCAAGAACGACGCCGTTTACACCTTCCCCGGCGAGGGCGAAGGCCAGACCGAGCGCATCATGAAGGATCTCGTGGAAACCGGCTACAACGGCTACATCAGCATCGAACCCCACGTGGCCGTCGTCTTCCACGGCGCCGGTGCCGCTGACAATCTCTCCCCTGAACAAAAGGCCAAGGAGCAGTATGACAGCTACATCAAATACGGACGTATGCTGGAAGCCATCCTGACCAAGGTGGGTGCCAAGCTCGGCTGAAAAAGCCTGCCATAACGAGTCACAATCCCAAAGGCGTGCGAGTCATCGCACGCCTTTGTTTTTGCAGGCGCGCCCGCGAGCCTTCAGACCTCAAA
This window contains:
- a CDS encoding amidohydrolase family protein; the encoded protein is MNRRNFILTSSAALAAASLHAADEARLTDCHVYLGANPFRKLGAENRDEFIQALGKRGVTDAWAGSFEGLLRRDVAAVNRSLAQACQGTMLRPCGTINPTLPDWQEDVRRCTEDHGMRIIRLHPNYHAYDLKTPAFRELLALSAKHRLLIQLVVQMEDERTQNPVVRVAPVDLQPLPGILQEIKDARVMLLNANSAMLLRHVQTCPNLWLDFAMIEGVGGVENLLKTWPQDRLVFGSYAPVFYWESARLKLQESALSPAQSAAVHWQNATALLT
- the wecB gene encoding non-hydrolyzing UDP-N-acetylglucosamine 2-epimerase, with translation MIKIINSSLSKVLVCIGTGMELVRFAPVIKALEKRGVAVVTVTLGQRDESLKGLFELFGLRAQHQLETMCYGKPADVLGSRQLDRLDAVLAEEKPDLVLVQGDNESAVLGSLAAFNRGIPVGHLEAGQMTGGAQSPYPEGMYRRLVGRIVGGHFAATEASRRILIEEGSAADSVHVVGNTSVDALHQTLASRRPGKTVELMQQWVAGRRLVLVSEFNGATGDDELVTAVKALREFVEGQPDLCMIFPLPSSPEVRAVVTAELDCHPRVRLMDPLDYGDTIHLLSGAWLVVSDSGGFQEEAASLGVPMIVMNEGWLCAEAVESGVVRHAGSAVESLRNVLQSALTDDSWHASAGRARDLSGDGHAAARLCDLLLGARSPRFATQPLRMAA
- a CDS encoding sugar phosphate isomerase/epimerase family protein, with amino-acid sequence MIKLTGIADEAGASLDVQIQAHKELGWDSIESRIVDFDGVKGNLHEIPDAVFDKVVAHLEQKGMKVCGFGSLIGNWAKKITDDFSITEAEIGRAIPRMQRLGAKMIRVMSYAVCKNDAGADLEEQFAEERIKRMRIINQRFADAGITVLHENCMNWGGMSPTYVQRMAEAVPGMKWVFDTGNPVFIDDRDKPGHKQDAWEMYQAIKPYMAHVHVKDGIWDKTKNDAVYTFPGEGEGQTERIMKDLVETGYNGYISIEPHVAVVFHGAGAADNLSPEQKAKEQYDSYIKYGRMLEAILTKVGAKLG